Proteins encoded within one genomic window of Thermodesulfobacteriota bacterium:
- a CDS encoding IS4 family transposase has translation MNHGRTVFSQILDFLPMHKFRQCVNRYNGNKGVRTFTCLDQFMCMAFAQLTYRESLRDIECCLRSMQEKLYHMGIKGNVSRSTIGDANEKRDWRIYGDFAMHLIDQARQLYIGEDFGLELKETAYALDASTIDLCLSVFPWARFRATKAGIKLHALLDLRGNIPSFVDITEAKVHDVNILDKIIPEPGAIYVMDRAYLDFARLYRFHQGASFFVIRKKSNTDFRRLYSNKVDSAKGVKCDQVILLSGLYSHKAYPEKLRRVKYFDADTGMLLNFMTNQLTLPALTIAGLYRCRWRIEIFFKWIKQHLRIKAFYGTTDNAVKTQIWIAISVYVLVAIMKKRMKIDLSLYTILQILSITLFERKPILQVFTTTEYQKPITNGPIQLNLFEN, from the coding sequence ATGAACCATGGCCGTACAGTATTTTCACAAATTTTAGATTTTTTACCAATGCACAAATTCCGTCAATGCGTTAATCGATATAATGGCAACAAAGGCGTACGAACCTTTACCTGCCTGGATCAATTTATGTGTATGGCGTTTGCCCAACTCACCTACCGTGAAAGTTTACGTGATATCGAGTGCTGCCTTCGGTCAATGCAAGAAAAGCTTTATCACATGGGCATAAAGGGGAACGTCTCCCGAAGCACGATTGGCGATGCCAACGAGAAAAGAGATTGGCGAATATACGGTGATTTTGCCATGCATTTGATTGACCAGGCTCGTCAGCTGTATATAGGCGAAGACTTCGGCCTCGAACTGAAAGAGACCGCATATGCGCTTGATGCGTCAACAATCGATTTATGCCTTTCGGTTTTTCCATGGGCTCGTTTCCGGGCAACCAAAGCAGGGATCAAACTCCATGCGCTACTTGACTTACGTGGCAACATCCCCTCATTCGTTGATATAACCGAGGCCAAGGTTCATGACGTCAACATCCTTGATAAAATTATTCCAGAGCCAGGGGCAATATATGTTATGGATCGTGCTTACTTGGATTTTGCACGCCTTTATCGTTTCCATCAAGGGGCGTCGTTTTTTGTAATTCGAAAAAAATCCAACACTGACTTCCGCAGATTGTATTCCAACAAGGTTGATAGCGCTAAGGGCGTTAAATGCGATCAGGTTATCCTATTATCCGGCCTTTATTCTCATAAAGCTTATCCTGAAAAGCTTCGTCGCGTAAAGTATTTCGACGCGGATACCGGGATGCTCTTAAATTTTATGACAAACCAACTTACCCTGCCAGCCTTGACAATAGCCGGGCTTTACAGGTGTCGTTGGCGAATCGAAATATTCTTTAAATGGATCAAACAGCACCTGAGGATCAAAGCTTTTTACGGAACCACTGACAACGCGGTCAAAACACAAATCTGGATCGCCATATCCGTTTATGTCCTGGTTGCGATCATGAAGAAGCGAATGAAGATTGACCTCAGCCTCTACACAATTTTACAGATTTTAAGTATTACTCTTTTTGAGAGAAAGCCCATTTTACAGGTGTTCACAACGACTGAATACCAAAAACCAATTACTAACGGACCTATCCAGCTAAATTTATTCGAAAATTAA